The following are from one region of the Sphaerochaeta sp. genome:
- a CDS encoding CarD family transcriptional regulator — protein MSSEKKSIEFQVGEHIVYPLQGVGVVKRIEERTFNGTPTTYYVIYLNSSDMTVMVPVDKSKEIGVRPIVPPEEALAAINSISEKFEQMPVDWKDRYRMNVELLKQGSIASFAKVVQSLYHRSKVKELPVQERKLYDNALNLLIDESSYALKKDPSEIKKLIFSKLE, from the coding sequence ATGAGTTCAGAGAAAAAGTCCATTGAGTTCCAGGTTGGCGAACACATCGTCTACCCATTGCAAGGCGTCGGTGTCGTCAAACGTATCGAGGAGCGAACCTTCAATGGTACCCCCACCACATACTATGTCATTTATCTGAATTCATCCGACATGACGGTCATGGTTCCGGTAGACAAATCCAAGGAGATCGGGGTGCGTCCCATCGTCCCGCCTGAGGAAGCGTTGGCGGCGATCAACTCCATCTCGGAGAAATTCGAGCAGATGCCTGTGGATTGGAAAGACCGGTACCGGATGAATGTCGAGTTGCTCAAGCAGGGATCCATCGCGTCCTTCGCCAAAGTGGTCCAGTCACTGTACCACCGCAGCAAGGTGAAGGAACTCCCCGTCCAGGAACGCAAACTGTACGACAACGCGTTGAACCTGCTGATCGATGAATCCTCCTACGCATTGAAAAAGGATCCGTCGGAGATCAAAAAGTTGATCTTCTCAAAACTGGAGTAG
- a CDS encoding 2-C-methyl-D-erythritol 4-phosphate cytidylyltransferase, translating into MQIPTFATIITAAGKSERFSSQGVKKEYLSIDGQTVLQRATAPFLSVPNCQLVIVTCPKGEENECGVALGDLYEHQSVPVILCDGGESRKESVRNALTLLKHLGVPVQYVAIHDGARCFITTDLIIQTLATATMYGGAAPALPVTDSLKTITDDGVITASIPRHGTVAVQTPQIFRWPDIYLAHQAVADDGKTYTDDTEIWVAAGKEAGVCPGDRKNRKITYMEEIPDAQQQIDAYLAARKEGERLEKADKALRTAIQEAKQS; encoded by the coding sequence ATGCAGATTCCTACCTTTGCCACCATCATCACCGCTGCGGGCAAAAGCGAACGCTTCTCGTCCCAGGGGGTGAAAAAAGAGTATCTGTCCATCGACGGGCAGACCGTCCTGCAACGGGCCACCGCCCCGTTCCTGTCCGTACCCAATTGCCAGCTGGTCATCGTCACCTGCCCCAAAGGGGAAGAGAACGAATGTGGCGTCGCGCTGGGCGACCTGTATGAACACCAGAGCGTACCGGTCATTCTCTGCGACGGAGGCGAGAGCAGGAAGGAAAGCGTCCGGAACGCCCTGACGCTCCTGAAGCACCTCGGAGTACCCGTCCAGTACGTCGCCATCCACGATGGGGCACGATGCTTCATCACCACCGATCTGATCATCCAGACGCTTGCCACCGCCACGATGTATGGTGGTGCCGCGCCCGCCCTTCCCGTCACCGATTCGCTGAAGACGATCACCGATGACGGCGTGATCACCGCAAGCATCCCCCGCCACGGAACGGTGGCGGTGCAGACCCCGCAGATCTTCCGCTGGCCGGACATCTACCTTGCCCACCAGGCAGTGGCGGATGACGGGAAAACCTACACGGACGACACGGAAATCTGGGTAGCGGCAGGAAAAGAAGCAGGAGTCTGTCCGGGGGACCGGAAGAACCGGAAGATCACCTACATGGAAGAGATTCCTGACGCCCAGCAGCAGATCGACGCCTACCTTGCCGCCCGCAAGGAAGGAGAACGTCTGGAGAAAGCGGACAAAGCGCTCCGCACCGCCATCCAGGAGGCCAAGCAGTCATGA
- the ispF gene encoding 2-C-methyl-D-erythritol 2,4-cyclodiphosphate synthase, whose protein sequence is MRIGSGWDLHRLSPGRALVLGGVTIPSPFGEEAHSDGDVLVHAIIDALFGAICDGDIGSHYPDSDPRYQDISSITLLKDALTHLGEHTISNIDCTIVLDEPKLRPYIDTIRTHLAEALQIDPDQLSIKAKTSERTAPAVITAQAVLLLD, encoded by the coding sequence ATGAGGATCGGCTCCGGTTGGGACCTGCATCGCCTGAGCCCGGGACGAGCCCTCGTCCTGGGAGGCGTGACGATCCCCTCTCCATTCGGTGAAGAAGCGCACAGTGACGGGGACGTACTGGTCCACGCCATCATTGACGCGCTGTTCGGCGCCATCTGCGACGGGGACATCGGCAGCCACTACCCCGATTCCGACCCCCGCTACCAGGACATCTCCAGCATCACGTTGCTGAAGGACGCCCTGACCCATCTGGGGGAACACACCATCAGCAACATTGACTGCACCATCGTGCTGGACGAACCCAAACTCCGGCCATACATCGATACGATCCGGACCCATCTGGCAGAAGCTCTGCAGATCGATCCCGACCAACTCTCCATCAAAGCAAAAACAAGCGAGCGCACCGCACCGGCGGTCATCACCGCCCAAGCGGTCCTGTTGCTCGACTGA
- a CDS encoding flavodoxin family protein: MQPTMIIYYGSPRTFGNSATLADAFAVAASHSCHVKKVKLNAAVIHPCQGCDHCKEEEGSCIWDDDMIPLAKDFAAADAVCFATSVYWWGITAQTKLFIDRLYLLPKAAFTGKHLYVIAVGEDAVNGIQYSLIDRQFKEIATYTGMSYDGFLPVSADDDHLAADNMEAMEQAKRLFKGIE; the protein is encoded by the coding sequence ATGCAACCCACCATGATCATCTACTACGGTTCTCCCCGTACATTTGGCAATTCCGCCACCCTTGCTGACGCGTTCGCCGTGGCGGCGTCCCACAGCTGTCACGTGAAGAAAGTCAAGCTGAACGCTGCGGTCATCCATCCCTGCCAGGGATGCGACCACTGCAAGGAGGAAGAGGGTTCCTGCATCTGGGATGACGACATGATTCCCCTTGCCAAGGATTTCGCCGCGGCGGATGCCGTCTGCTTCGCCACCAGCGTCTACTGGTGGGGCATCACCGCACAGACCAAGCTGTTCATTGATCGTCTGTATCTGTTACCGAAAGCAGCGTTCACCGGCAAGCACCTGTACGTCATCGCCGTCGGAGAGGACGCGGTGAACGGCATCCAGTATTCGTTGATCGACCGGCAGTTCAAGGAGATCGCAACCTACACCGGCATGTCGTACGACGGCTTCCTTCCCGTCAGCGCCGATGACGACCACCTTGCGGCGGACAACATGGAAGCGATGGAACAGGCAAAGCGCCTGTTCAAGGGAATCGAGTAA
- a CDS encoding HAD hydrolase-like protein, producing the protein MGDGTVKPRLVIFDLDGTLLDTSPGIFATAKYTMRRLGLSPDVPEEQMRKFIGPPIAQCFKVVYDLPDQYLDDALAIYKKRYVSDGQYQALVYPGMQMVLKTLKERGYLLAVGTLKNESTAVNMMRHYALAPYFVSIHGDFSTLAGGRTKADVLRLVLSDTHVKPEEAVLVGDTTHDQNGANVAGVGFVPVTYGFGFSRISAPQGSVASPQELLTRFP; encoded by the coding sequence TTGGGAGACGGCACAGTGAAGCCCCGCTTGGTAATTTTCGATCTGGACGGGACGTTGCTGGACACTTCCCCGGGGATCTTCGCCACGGCGAAGTACACGATGCGTCGTCTGGGGCTTTCCCCGGATGTTCCCGAGGAACAGATGCGCAAGTTCATCGGGCCTCCCATCGCCCAGTGCTTCAAGGTGGTCTATGATCTTCCCGACCAGTATTTGGATGACGCGTTGGCCATCTACAAGAAGCGGTATGTTTCCGATGGCCAGTACCAGGCGTTGGTCTATCCCGGGATGCAGATGGTGCTGAAGACGTTGAAGGAGCGGGGATATCTTCTTGCCGTCGGGACGCTGAAGAACGAATCCACTGCGGTGAACATGATGCGCCATTACGCGCTGGCGCCGTATTTCGTTTCGATCCACGGGGACTTCTCCACCCTCGCTGGGGGGAGGACCAAGGCGGATGTACTCCGTCTGGTACTCTCAGACACCCATGTGAAGCCGGAGGAAGCAGTGTTGGTCGGGGATACCACCCACGACCAGAACGGCGCGAACGTCGCCGGGGTGGGGTTCGTCCCGGTCACCTACGGATTCGGGTTTTCCCGAATCTCCGCGCCCCAGGGAAGCGTCGCTTCCCCCCAGGAGTTGCTTACTCGATTCCCTTGA
- a CDS encoding inositol monophosphatase, which produces MSEVLQAHLAVAVDAARKAGALAVSLAEKGNLLISEKHVNDFVTNADKACEDLIIRAIKETFPDEEIFGEESGTHHGTLAGRWVIDPIDGTTNYMHGIPDWTISIAWETEPFDPLIGVVYVVRQDELFTAVRGEGAHLNGKPISVSRTVDPSKSVIVCVPPHRYHEAADAYFHAEQRIFSACSDIRSFGSCALELAYIAAGRLDGYFERFLCYYDLAAGWAILREAGGVLQFLGEREALRCDLVASNGKIQEWLWETAQ; this is translated from the coding sequence ATGAGCGAGGTGCTTCAGGCACACCTTGCCGTGGCGGTGGATGCCGCCCGCAAGGCCGGCGCTTTGGCCGTATCCCTGGCGGAGAAGGGGAATCTTCTGATCTCGGAGAAGCACGTCAATGATTTTGTCACCAACGCCGACAAGGCGTGTGAGGATCTGATCATCCGGGCGATCAAAGAAACGTTTCCCGATGAGGAGATTTTCGGGGAGGAGAGCGGAACCCACCATGGAACTTTGGCAGGCCGGTGGGTGATCGATCCGATCGACGGGACGACCAACTACATGCATGGGATTCCCGACTGGACGATCAGCATCGCATGGGAAACCGAACCGTTCGACCCGCTCATTGGTGTGGTGTATGTTGTCCGTCAGGATGAGCTGTTCACCGCGGTACGGGGGGAGGGGGCACATCTGAATGGCAAACCGATCTCCGTCTCCCGGACGGTTGATCCTTCCAAGTCCGTCATCGTCTGCGTGCCGCCACACCGCTATCATGAAGCGGCGGATGCGTACTTCCATGCGGAGCAGCGGATCTTCTCCGCCTGCAGTGATATCCGTTCGTTCGGCTCCTGCGCGCTGGAGCTGGCCTACATCGCCGCCGGACGTCTGGATGGCTATTTTGAACGGTTCCTCTGCTACTATGACCTTGCCGCCGGTTGGGCGATCCTCCGTGAAGCGGGGGGAGTGCTCCAGTTTCTTGGAGAGCGGGAAGCGTTGCGGTGTGACCTGGTGGCGTCCAACGGGAAGATCCAGGAGTGGCTTTGGGAGACGGCACAGTGA
- a CDS encoding MFS transporter — protein MVSQSVSFFLLQAVFTITNMYLQVVLKNQGFSYAMIGVMFAVFELSGMGGQVATGWFVDRTGKMRLTQLVCMAVTVGAMALLIRTGAFLPGLLLLVLLGFFLNSSLTLQDASANQFGKGQPDVYSIIRSAGTIGCTFFSLVYALMARPVASDNQDIFRFLAFGSLLYIPTLLVMGRDTPRVKPKDAPRSRDRWFDTSFVLAIGCIFLSRFSLATVRFLPLYAIEELGYDRVTMLQVASTASEFVAMLAAGYLMQKKSVQPVTLLFLASVGCIVRQICYALIPSVAGVMIGQCFHSLCFGFFQPAMVRFVTLHVHKDHTAQGLSLCQSLGSGLGGMVGEFACGLLIQAVGYRAMFLWYALPAALSAVLFVVLKARLQTVEET, from the coding sequence ATGGTCTCCCAGAGTGTTTCGTTTTTCCTCCTGCAGGCGGTCTTCACCATCACCAACATGTACCTGCAGGTGGTATTGAAGAACCAAGGGTTCTCCTATGCGATGATCGGGGTGATGTTCGCCGTCTTCGAGCTCTCCGGGATGGGCGGGCAGGTTGCCACCGGTTGGTTTGTCGACCGGACGGGAAAAATGCGGCTGACCCAACTGGTGTGCATGGCCGTCACCGTCGGCGCCATGGCGCTTCTCATCCGGACGGGAGCATTCCTTCCGGGATTGTTGCTGCTTGTCCTGCTGGGGTTTTTCCTCAATTCGTCCCTCACGTTGCAGGACGCGTCGGCGAACCAGTTCGGCAAGGGACAGCCGGATGTCTACAGCATCATCCGTTCCGCCGGAACCATCGGCTGTACCTTTTTCAGCTTGGTGTACGCACTGATGGCTCGTCCGGTGGCGTCGGACAACCAGGATATCTTCCGTTTTCTTGCCTTCGGTTCCCTGCTGTACATCCCCACGTTGCTGGTCATGGGCCGGGACACGCCTCGGGTGAAACCGAAGGACGCACCCCGCTCTCGGGACAGGTGGTTTGACACGTCGTTCGTCCTTGCCATCGGATGCATTTTCCTCTCCCGTTTTTCCCTGGCCACCGTCCGGTTCCTTCCCCTGTACGCCATCGAGGAGTTGGGCTATGACCGGGTGACGATGCTGCAGGTCGCTTCCACCGCCTCGGAATTCGTCGCCATGCTTGCCGCAGGGTATCTGATGCAGAAGAAATCCGTACAGCCGGTTACGTTGCTGTTCCTTGCTTCGGTGGGATGCATCGTCCGGCAGATCTGCTACGCCCTGATCCCTTCCGTCGCCGGCGTGATGATCGGGCAATGCTTCCACAGCCTCTGCTTCGGGTTCTTCCAGCCTGCCATGGTTCGGTTCGTCACGCTTCACGTCCACAAGGATCATACCGCCCAGGGGCTCTCCCTGTGCCAGTCGTTGGGGAGCGGACTGGGAGGAATGGTCGGGGAGTTCGCCTGCGGTCTGTTGATCCAGGCGGTCGGATACCGCGCAATGTTCCTGTGGTACGCTCTTCCCGCGGCGCTTTCCGCCGTTTTGTTCGTTGTGCTGAAAGCACGACTGCAAACGGTTGAGGAAACGTGA
- a CDS encoding helix-hairpin-helix domain-containing protein, protein MDTQAKLDILSRDAQYDLSCACGTKDPREHRVRNQTGEGWLYPMTTASGGAGIILKTLLGNRCVNDCKYCPLRRQNDFRPVAVSPVEMASFFYQFQLHRPLLGLFLSSAVMGDGEKTMQMLVDTARILRAKYQYKGYIHLKVIPGASPASIDAALRYASAVSLNIETPGASHFRLLTERKDYHKDIIEPLKYIASHTGRGTAHPRVKTTSQFIVGAGDESDREIVSYCGAMYQDLHMERLYFSAYQRGLGDADLPGERQAPVVVRKDGELFGTDVSAQASLLREHRLYQTDFLLRKYHFSSDEILFGPDGNLSLDKDPKLVWAEAHPEFYPVSVRTASLDQLLRVPGIGPQYAKRIVNLRKSCSFGSLDALPLPQFAKARSKGFLIL, encoded by the coding sequence GACCCGCGGGAACACCGTGTCCGGAACCAGACGGGGGAAGGGTGGCTGTACCCGATGACCACCGCCAGTGGCGGGGCGGGCATCATCCTGAAGACCCTCTTGGGAAACCGGTGCGTCAATGACTGCAAATACTGCCCGCTTCGCCGGCAGAATGATTTCCGGCCGGTTGCCGTCTCTCCGGTTGAGATGGCTTCTTTTTTCTATCAGTTCCAATTGCACCGCCCGTTGTTGGGGCTGTTTCTTTCCTCGGCGGTGATGGGGGATGGGGAAAAGACGATGCAGATGCTGGTCGATACGGCGCGGATTCTCCGGGCCAAATACCAGTACAAAGGGTACATCCATCTGAAGGTGATCCCCGGGGCGTCTCCCGCAAGCATTGATGCCGCGCTCCGGTACGCTTCTGCCGTCTCGCTGAACATTGAGACGCCCGGTGCATCCCATTTTCGTCTGCTCACCGAGCGAAAGGATTACCACAAGGACATCATTGAACCGCTGAAATACATCGCTTCCCACACCGGCAGGGGAACCGCCCATCCCCGGGTGAAGACGACCAGCCAGTTCATCGTCGGGGCAGGGGACGAATCGGATCGGGAGATCGTCTCGTACTGTGGCGCAATGTACCAGGACCTTCACATGGAGCGGTTGTACTTTTCCGCCTACCAGCGGGGGTTGGGGGATGCGGATCTTCCCGGAGAGCGCCAGGCTCCGGTAGTGGTGCGCAAGGATGGAGAGCTGTTCGGGACGGATGTCTCCGCACAGGCGTCCCTTCTTCGGGAACATCGGTTGTACCAGACGGATTTCCTGCTTCGCAAGTACCATTTCTCCAGTGACGAGATCCTGTTCGGACCGGATGGCAACCTGTCATTGGACAAGGATCCTAAACTGGTCTGGGCCGAGGCGCATCCTGAGTTTTATCCCGTTTCCGTACGCACGGCGAGTTTGGACCAATTGCTCCGTGTCCCGGGCATCGGTCCGCAGTACGCCAAGCGGATCGTGAACCTGCGGAAATCCTGCTCGTTCGGTTCGTTGGACGCCCTTCCGCTTCCCCAATTCGCAAAAGCGCGCAGCAAAGGCTTCCTGATCCTGTAG